AATAGCAGGTACATCTAATCTGGTTTCATCGGTGCGAGGGTTATAGAATCCTAATTCTTCTAATGCTCTACCGTCACGGCGACTACGGCTATTGATTGCAACGATACGATAACTAACTTCTCTTTTTTTACCTAATCTTTTTAAGCGTATTTTAATCATAATAATAATTTTAGTGTACTGTTAATCTTGATTGATGGGTTAAGATTTAATTGACCTATACTATGATACTCAAATTTGCCCCTAATTGCTAATATTGCTTTTCAGAAAACCGTTAACATTTCCCATCGGGTATGAAAAAGGGTTGAAGTTTTTTTTAGGAGCATATTGTTAATTATTTTTTCAGACTACTAATTTTTATTATCCGTCTTTATCTGTTATTTAGATTTATCATGAATGATCTTCTTCCTATCCATCAAGCGGTAAAACAGCGTAATTTATCTATGGTTGAAAAACTATTAGCTGAGGATAATAATATGGTTAATAGTCTTGATGTTAATTATAATACTCCCCTAATTTATGCGGTGCAAGGGGGACAAGGGGCGATCGCCCATAGCCTCATCCAAAAAGGAGCAAATGTAAACCATCAAAATCACCCGCACCAAATGACGGCATTGATGTTTGCCTGTGCCAAAAATTATTTATCCCTTTGTGAATTGTTAATACAATCAGGGGCAGACGTAAACCTAAGTAACGACGATCGCACCCCACCCCTAATGATAGCCTGTTACTGGGGATATAAAGAAGTAGTAGAACTACTATTAAAAAATGGAGCAAAAGTAAACTGCCAAGACATAGATGGAGATACCCCCCTACAAATAGCCATCCAAAAAAACCATAGCCCCATCATCGAACTATTAATAAACCATGGCGCCGACTTATACCAAGACGAAGGAGCATTAAATCTCGCCATCGACTACCATAAACTAGACATCGTCAAAACCCTCCTCAAACATTCAGTGCAAGTAAACCGAGGTAACAAAGATGGCTTTACCCCCCTGATGAATGCCTGTGCGCAAGGAAACATAGAAATAGTTAGAGCTTTACTCAACGCAGAAGCAAAAGTTAATCTTCAAGACAACCAAAAAGAAACCGCCCTCCATCTCGCCTGTTTAGAAGGACATTTTCAGATAGTAGAAGCCCTAATCAAAAAAGGAGCAAACGTAAACGCCATTAACGGCGAAAAAGATAGCCCCCTAATTATCGCCTGTGTACAAGGCCATAGCGAAATTGTCGCCGAACTACTCAAAAACGGGGCTAACCCCAACTACGCCAATAATCAAGATTATCCCCTAACCCTCGCCATCATCAACAACCACCAAGAAATCTCTTATTACCTACTCCAAGCAGGGGCTAACCCCGATGTACGCCTAGCCGATGGTAAAACAGTATTAATGAAAGTATGTGACCAAAATAACCTCGATATGATTCGTTGTTTATTACACTTTGGCGCCGATGTCAACCTTGAAGATAAAGGAGGAGGCACTGCCTTGATGTGGTCAGCGCACCGAGGACACTTAGAAGGAGTTAAACTATTACTAGAAATAGAAGGAATAAATATCAATCACCATAACCATAACGGCTACAGCGCCGCTAGTTTAGCAGAATATAATCAATTTGATTACGTCACAGAATTTTTAAATAACAGAAAATAGAGAATAAAGATTTTCTACCTTAAAATCTAATCAAGATAACAATCAAGAGAATTCATGACAGAAATTTGGGGAGCAGTAATTGTCTTTATCATATCTCCCATGATAGGTGCTATTCCTTTAGTAGATTGGTTTACCTATGCAGTATCGGGAAAAGAATTAAAAAAATTAGGCACAGGTAATGTTTCCATCGCCGCATCCTTCTATTACGGAGGCAAACTAGCAGGAAGTTTAGCCCTGTTATCAGAAATGGGTAAAGGCATCGCCGTGGTTTTAATGACAAGGGCTTTTTTCCCCATGGGTTCACCTTGGGAGATAATGGCATTAATTGCCCTAGTTATGGGGGTATATTGGGCAGGTAGAGAAGGTAATTTAACCAGTGTTACTTGGGGTATCATAGCCCATAATCCCATGGCAGGATTATTAATCGTCTTGTTAGGTAGCGTTAGTTTTACCATCTTTCGCACCAACCAAGGGGGTAAAATTGGTTTTCTCGGTTTAATGGTGGTGGTGTTATCAGCTCAAAATATTAATTCTCCAGAATATCTTTTTGTTACCATCGCCTTGGCTAGTCTATTGTTATGGATTTTTGATCAACTTCCTGACAATTCCCCCTTTCAATTATTATCTTTTTTCCGTGGTGATAGTGGCGTTATTTCTCTATCGGATAAGTTAACCCCTGAGAAGGTAGGAAGTAAGGCGGCAAATCTTTCTTTACTAAAACAATGGGGTTATAGTGTGCCTGATGGCTGGGTAATTAAGGCAGGGGATGATTTAGATACGTTCTGTGATTTTGCTAACCCTTCTGTACAAAATTCTTTGGTAGTGAGGCCTTGTGCTTTGGATAAGGATTCTTTGACGGTATCGGCGGCGGGTATTTATGCAAGTTATCTCAATATTACTGATGGGGCTACCCTTAAACAAAGAATTATTGATTGTTTATCGTCTTATCATAGTCAGGTT
This sequence is a window from Cyanobacterium stanieri LEGE 03274. Protein-coding genes within it:
- the rpsP gene encoding 30S ribosomal protein S16 — its product is MIKIRLKRLGKKREVSYRIVAINSRSRRDGRALEELGFYNPRTDETRLDVPAIVTRLKDGAQPTETVRRILDKAKVFEQVNA
- a CDS encoding ankyrin repeat domain-containing protein, with amino-acid sequence MNDLLPIHQAVKQRNLSMVEKLLAEDNNMVNSLDVNYNTPLIYAVQGGQGAIAHSLIQKGANVNHQNHPHQMTALMFACAKNYLSLCELLIQSGADVNLSNDDRTPPLMIACYWGYKEVVELLLKNGAKVNCQDIDGDTPLQIAIQKNHSPIIELLINHGADLYQDEGALNLAIDYHKLDIVKTLLKHSVQVNRGNKDGFTPLMNACAQGNIEIVRALLNAEAKVNLQDNQKETALHLACLEGHFQIVEALIKKGANVNAINGEKDSPLIIACVQGHSEIVAELLKNGANPNYANNQDYPLTLAIINNHQEISYYLLQAGANPDVRLADGKTVLMKVCDQNNLDMIRCLLHFGADVNLEDKGGGTALMWSAHRGHLEGVKLLLEIEGININHHNHNGYSAASLAEYNQFDYVTEFLNNRK